ATATATTTACTTAATCTTTTTTTATACTCTTTTATTCCCTCTGCAAGATATTTTTCGCCAATTTTTCCAACGCAAATTATTTTTATCTTAAGCACTTGCCTCCACCCTTTCTAACAAACAATAAGGAGCAGCTTAATAATGAACAAAACTGCTCCTTCAAATAGAAATATTTAAAATAAAGGCTTCCCATTTCAAGACTATTAACCTTAACTTAGATGTTAGTTCCTTGGACTGCCTAAAACAAGATCTAATTCAACTTCTTCCTGTCCTCTCATAACAGTTATAGTTATTTCATCACCTATTTCGTATTGATCTCTAATTTTCCTAAGTTCTGCTAAGGTTTGCACTTCTTCATCCTCCATCTTCAAAATAATATCTCCTCTTTGTAAACCTGCTTCATCTGCCGGACTTCCATTTTCCACCTCCGCTATACGCATACCTGGTATTGGAGCAAAGGGATCTACTTCCTCAACAATGATCCCTAGCCACGGTCTTTCAACGTATCCCTGATCTCTTAATTCTTCCACAACATCTTGCACTAAGTTAGAAGGAATAGCAAACCCCATCCCTTCAACTCCATGAGCCTGTATTTTTACACTGTTTATACCAATAACCTCCCCTTTTGCATTTACAAGAGGCCCTCCACTATTACCTGGGTTTATTGCAGCATCAGTCTGGACCAATTCTACGTAATCATTTTCAATTAGCATGGTCCTGTCAGGGGCACTGATAACACCAGAAGTCACCGAACGTTGAAAGTCAAGACCCAAAGGATTCCCTATGGCTACTGCTAGCTCACCCCTTACAAGTTCATCGGAGTCACCAAATTCTACAGCAGGCAACCCACTTTTTTCAATTTTTAGAAGAGCAAGGTCAGATTCCTGGTCAGTTCCTATTACTTCAGCTCTTTCATCATCCCCCTCTTCTATGTTTATATATATTTCATTAGCATGTTGAATAACGTGATAGTTAGTAACTACGTATCCATCTGAATCGACAATAATTCCTGATCCTGCACCTTCTAATTCTTGCTGTTGCCCAAAAGCACCTACTCTATCAGTTGAAACTCCAACCACTGATGGCATCACAGCATTTGCAGCTCTAACAACAGGAGTATCCTGATAATCTTCTTCCTCATCATTAAATGGCCAAATCTTTTCTTCTCCTTCTACAATATCTGCAAGTTCTTCTTTTTTCTCTTTTGAAATTTGTTCATCTTGGTTTTGTTTTGTATTTGTGTCCAGATTTTCTTCTAGCTGGGCTTCAAATCTACTAACTACTACAGGCGGCAAAATAATAGCAAGCATTATACCACCAATTATTATTCCAAAGAACAAGGGTAAAATTAAAGATTTGAAGCGACTGGTGGATTTGTTTTCAAACTCATCAAATAAACTCATAATTAACCCCTCCTAAAATTGCTTAACCTTCCACTTGAATTAATGAAGTTCCATTTTTTCTATCTGCAACCATCAAATTGGTTTCACCTGCTGATATACCGTTAAACACCATTGAGTTCTTTATACAATTAAAAGCCAAGTCAGGTTTATTGTTTTCTTCACTAAGGTGGGCTAATACAATATTATCTGTGTTTGATGTTACAATATCTCCAAGTTTTTCAGCCAAATCATCATTTGACAAATGACCTTTTACGCTCCTGATTCTTTTTTTTAAAAAAAGAGGATATGGCCCTTTCTTTAATAATTCTGGATCATGGTTGGACTCAATGATCAAACAATTAGACCCTTTTAGTCTATCTTTCATAACACTACTAAAAACTCCACAATCAGTTGCTATGCTTATCTTTATATTATTAACCATTAAGTTAAAGCCAACCGGGTCCAAAGCATCGTGCGATACCGGAAAAGGTGCTACATATATATCATTTAGTTCAAACCCACCTTTATGTAATTCTCTTTCATTTTGATGGTTAATTTCACCAATCATTGATTTTAGTTGTTCCCACGTTCTCTTTGTTGCATATACTGGTATATCATATCTCCTGCTAAAAACTCCTACTCCGGTCACATGATCTTTGTGCTCATGAGAAACCAAGATTCCTGAAAGCTCATTTGGGTCAACGTTTAATTCTTTCAATTTATTTTCTATAAATTTACCAGATAGACCAGCATCAATAAGTATTTTAGTATTATGACCTTCAATAAATATTGAATTACCATTACTGCCACTTGCTAGAACTTTTACTTTAAACATAGCCCTCTCCCTTGGTTGTATATTCTTTTTTTACTTTTTATTTTTCTTATCATCTTCTTTTTTGAGTTTTTGATCTATTTTTATTAGTTCATAATCTTTAGTACCCATCCCCAGTTCTTCAGCATGATCTATATGCCACTGTGGGTGTTTCTCATTGATGGCTGCAAGGGGTTCTTCTTCTTTTTTAACTTCTTTTTCATATCCTTTTGATTCGGGAAGTAGCTCTGCCTCTTTTAATATATCTAGAGTTGCTTTTTCTATTGCAACAATATCATCCGAAACAAGTACTCCTTGATCTTGCACAACAGGTGTATCTGCCATAGGCATACAATCACATTCTGGTTGAACTTCTAATATAAAGTTAATATACAAAATCTTGCCTTTTTGGAATGTACTCACAGCAGCATATGCAGCTTCAGCAAGGCCTTTTTGAAATCTTTCTTCTGATTGAGGTAAAGTCAGAGCTTCTTCTTTACACACTCTTGCACACCTTCCACATTTAACACAGATCTCATAATTAACCTCTATATTTTCGGTACTATCGTCTTTGTATATCGCCTCGTGAGGACAAACCTCTATACATCTTTCACAATAAGTACATTTTTCTTTATCCCATTCAAGACTGATATTTTGAGCAAAGTGAATTCTTCCTCTTTCAGCGTGACCGCAATCATTCCTACAGCTTATTGCACCCATTCCCAAGTTTTTTATCGCCCCACCATATCCTGACCCTATATGCCCTTTGCAGTGTGATATAACTATCATCGAGGGAGAATTATATATAGTTGAAGCAATTCCGATCTCGCCCAGTATGTCACCTGCTTTTACATTAATTTTGTCTTGTCCGAAAATACCGTCTGCAAGCACCATAGGAGCTCCAACAGAAAGGTGATTTAAACCTTCCATATTTGCTACTTCCAAATATTCAAGACCGGGTATTCTAACCGTATCAGTTACAAACGGCTGTCCACCATGTTCTTTTATTTTTTCCACAACTTTTCTTATAAATATAGGCCTTATTATCCTGTGTGCACCATAAGACCCAAAGTGTGTCTTCACTGCCACATATTCTTTTTCATCAAAATAATTAGATAAATCAATTCGATTTAATATTTCTTCAAACTTAGCAACAAAACTGTGATTATAATCAAATTCATTTGCTCTTGCATCAGCAAAATAGATTTGATTTTTTGCCATTTTGACCACCCTCCTTCTTAATAAGTTATCCCTTCTTCACATCCTTTAATATGGCATATATCATTTAAAAGCACTATTCTTGCTCTAATCTCATTACTATAATAAGAAACACTAACTTTAGTTAAAGATGCGTTACTAAAGACAAAAGGCCAGGGCATATCATATAAGTTATAACCTGTAATTAAAGCAATGAAACCACCAAGTACCCTGCCGTGGGTCACAAGAGCGATATTTTCATTCGTATCAGATGCATCCCTCAAGTGTCTTTCGACTAATAAATTAAAAACTCTTTGAAGCCTTTCTTTAAAAGCAAGTATTCCTTCCTCTTCAGGTATAGTTGTATTCCAGAAGTTTTTTTCCATTTTATTTGCTAATTCGCTATATTTCAACCTTATTTCTTCTCTTGTGAGCCCTTCTATTATGCCCCAACTATATTCTCTTAGCTGTGGGATAACTTCTATTTCTAATTTGTTATCATGGTATCTTTTAATCTCTTCTGCTGTATCTTTTGCCCTTACTAAGTTACTAGAATATATTTTAGATATTTTTTCATTCTTTAGCCTATTTGCCAATAGCTCTGCTTGTTTTGTCCCAGCTTCTGATAATGGATAATCTAAGGTCCCCTGAAACCTTTTATCAATATTTGCTTTAGTAGCTCCATGTCTTATTAATAATAAGTTCATTTTTTCTCTCTGTCGAAGAATATGTTCTTACCACTAGAAGTAAGAGGTATCCCGTAAGCAATTTTTACCTCTTCCCCAAGAAAGCCTAAGTTCAAAGCAGCTTTTCCTGCTGTAAATAACACTCGATTATCCACTCTAAAATCTGCAGCTTTGCTAACAGCAGAACCAATGGCAATACCCAAATCCCCAGTATTGAAAGCACATATACCATTATTCTTTTTATTTTCTTTACAGTTTAAATAACCACAGTATCCACAGGGGGCTACTCCCACAGGTTCTATCTTAGTTCCAATCAATACTATATAGGGTGTATTTTCTAAGCAGCCCGCATCCCTTCTAAAAAATTCAGCCCCTTCTTCATCTGCTATCCTGTACATTTCCTTTTGAAGTTTCTCTAAAGATTCATCAGAAATAACTGCTGTAACAATATTATCAACACCTTTACCTTTAGGTGCAGTTCTAGCTGCAACGCAGATTAATTCTGCTACCTGTTTTAGACCTTTTTTCTCAGCGGCTTTTCCTTCTATTATCATAGTCCACCTCCTTGAAAAATTAAATAGTATAATCAAGTTCTAATTATTATATTAACTACTCAAAAGCTTCTATTTTTCCTTCTAATTCACCAGTAAATGCATTTATATAATAAATTCTATCTTGCAATTTAAATTTCCAAGCAGGTAAAGCATCCCATTTATCTGCATAAAATTCTTGAGTATAATATCCAAAACTTACCTCTTTAATTACATTTTCTACCCCGGAAGGCAAATGACTTTCCAATCTTAATAGTGCCGTAGTAGCAGGTATTATTTCTATAGAATCCTCAGACTTCCCTTTGAAGTCAAGCCAAAAAAATTGGCCTCTTATAATCCCATTAGGTGTAATGATAAGTCTCAGATAACCACCGTAAAAATTCTCATCTTCATTTTTTTGGTGGTACAATAGTTCAATTTGGTTCTCATCTCCAAAATATATCTGTTCCAAAAAAACATTATCTGGTACAGAAATAGTATTAACAAAATCTTTCCCCCAAAAAACTTTATCTGTTGAATGCCAATAATTACTTTTTATAGGAGAATCCACAGGAGTATAACCTCTTGGAAAATAGAATTTGATCATTCCAGAGTTATATATATATATCACCTCATCCTTGGGGCCCATGTATAAATTAAAATTTTCATTTTTTGTTTTCTCAAACTCATTTAAATTTAGTTCTAGGTCATCAAAAAACTTTTCTTCACAAAAACCTTTATTTCTTACCTCATAAAAACTCTTAGACTGTACTTCACCTGGAATATCACTTTTTAGAGAAATATTCTTTGCTTGAAGGTAGTCCAAAACCTCCTCCTTTTTTTCTGGAACTATCCACGGGGAGAAAGATTCAGCCCCTGAGAACCACAATCGATAACCTAATAAAATATTAAGGCATAAAAAAGCAAAGATTAATATTGTTTTTGTTTTATTCCAATCCATCAAAACACCTCATCAACATTTACTTTTCTACAATTACTCCGCCGTCTAAAGCATCGAAAACATATTTATTAGAGTCACTTTCAATAACCAAAACCGGGATTAAAATATTTTGATCTTCTTGTTTATAATAAGCATATTTTATATCTTTAACATCCACTGTAATTTCAATTTGTTTATCTTCATCTATTTGTTTTTCTTCATCAAAGTCTTCAATTTTTCCTTTTAATTCACCCGATAGTTTGTCTTTTAACCAGTTAAGTAAAATTTCTTCTGGTTCTAAAAGTGTTTTTTTTATATTTTCTTGCATGTCTTCATGATTTTGATTTACTGGTTCAATATTTCCTGGAAGCATTCTGAAATAATTAAAAGTTCCCTGAAAATTGAAATCTATTTTAATTGATTCCATATTAATAATGGGATAGCCTTCATGATAATACCTATAGCTTGTTTCAAAATTTCCTTCATCTCTAATTTGATTTTCTCCTGCAAAGTTTAAATTTTCTATTAGCAGATTTTCATTCCAACCGCCATACAAAGAAATATATTCGCCGCTTTTTTCAATGGCTTGTTTTATATTTATACCTTCCCTTGTTGTTTTTGTTAAATCTGTTGCATGCGGCGCATCATATTCAAAGCCTCCTCCAGGTAAAAAACGTAACGCTTTTTGTCCATCAGTATAAATCAAACCACCATCCCATTCATCTATCTTTCTAACAAAAGATAAATCATGAAAGAAAGCCTTAGCTAATCGTTCTTTATCTAATTCTTCATACCCTATTTCTTTTTTGACCATATATTCAGTCATCTCAGGCAAAGTAATTTCACAACTTTTCTCAATTGAAAAGGAGAACTGATCTTTACTAAGTTTATCAATATCAAATTTACCATTTTCGCTTAAATCTAATAGAATTTCATTTGTGTCAATCTGATCAATTAATTCAGATGCAGTTAAAGTTTCACCAGGTCCATCATTTTCTAGATTTAAGTTTTCACTAAGTTTTTCCCTCATGATACCCAATTCCTCGTTAAGTTCTAATTTTAATAATCTATTTTCATTTTTGCAATCTTTCAAAAAGATTCCTATTATTTCAAAGCTGTTATCAAGATAAATTGTCAGCTTGTCAAAATCATTAAATTCATAATTCATGATTTGAGAAGTCTTCAAATTTTCTTTTATTATTTCGACTATGGGAAAGTCAAATTTTAAGATCAATTCATTATAATCATTCTCTAATTTATCTGATATGTCTTCTTTATCATAAATTTCAATTGACAGGTTTTGTTCAATTAACGTTTCAAAAAAATCTTCTTTTAGTATATTCCATATATGACTATATCTTTTTGTGTTTTTTCTAAAAGAATATATAATATCACTTTTTCGTGAGTTGTCTTCTGCATCTGTAAGAATATCAAGTTCATCTGAAGTAATAGTCTCATTCACATCTGCTACTTTTTCGTCTAAAGCTTCGCCTTTTAATCTTAGTAATATTTCAGTGGGTGCAATCTGTTCAAAGATTTGCGCTTTTTCCCCATAATCAATTCGCTCTGATGTTGGCTCATCTGCTAACTCATAATGAGACGATCCCATCCATAATTGACCACTTAAGACTATAGAAGATATTACTAATGTTATAAGAAGTATCGTTTTAAAGTGTTCTAGCATACTTTCTGCCTCCTACAAAAGTGTCATTATTCATGCATCATGAAGTTATACAGATTTTAGGCCCTCCTGATATTTTTCTCGGTTTTGAAAGGGAATAACAGTTCAATAGTTGTCCCTTCTCCTTCTTTACTATAAGCTTTAATCTTTCCTCCGTGAGCTTTGATTATTTCCCGGGAAATTGCAAGTCCAAGGCCTGTACCACCTTTTTCTCTAGATCTCGCTTTATCTACTCTATAAAATCTTTCAAAAACCCTGTTTAAATCACTATCTGGTATCCCTATACCACTGTCTTCTACTATAATTTTCACACCTTCTTTATTTAAGTTTGTAGATGCACTGATACTTCCTCCCGCCGGAGTATATTTTATTGCATTCTCTAAGACATTAGTTAACACTTGTATTATTCTGTTTTTATCACCAGATATCCATAATTTTTCTGGGTAAAAATCTGATTTTAGTTTAAGTTCTTTTCTTTCTGCCATTCCTTCTATATTTTCTATCGACCTTTGGACAAGCTCATTAATCTCCACTTCTCTAAAATTTATTATGTCTTCCTTTTTGTCTAATCTAGACAAAACCAATAAATCATTTATCATGCTAACCATTCTAGAGGTTTCATTTTCAATAACATTCAAAAACCTGTAAGAGTTTGATCTATCTTCCATTGCTCCATCCAAAAGAGTTTCTACGTAACTTTTTATTGATGTCAGTGGAGTTCTAAGCTCATGAGACACATTTTCTATGAATTCTTGCTTCATTTTAATTAACTCTTCTTGTTCTGTAATATCGTTTAATACTATTATAATCCCTTTTTGACTATTATCCTGACTTTTATAAGGTACAACCTGGGCTTTCAAAATTTGATCATTGACTGAAGTAATAAATGTTTCTTTGTTTTTATCTTCAATTGCCTTTTGCGCCCTTAAAAATTCTTCTTTAGTCATAAGGTTGTTTATAAAACCAAGCATTTGTTTAGCAGCGGGATTCATATGAATAACATTATAATCATCGTCAACAACTATCACACCATCTGTCATCTGCTCTAAAATTCTTTCTACCTTGCCTTTCTCTGACGAAATTTCTTTTAAAGTCTTGTCCAACCTAGAAGCAAGAAAATTAAACATCTTGCCAAGACTTCCAACTTCGTCATCACCCTTTATATCAATACGTTTATCAAAATCTCCTTTGGCCATTGCTTCTGCTGTCAAAGTTACTTCTTTAATTGGGTCAGTTATGGTTTTAGCTAGCATAAACCCTAGTATTGCTGTTATTAACATCGCAATTAATGTGCCAGAAAATAATATGGTCCTGACCTCCTCCATGGTAAGGTCAATTTTTTCTAAGGAACCAATCATATAAACTACACCTAAAATCTGTTGTCCTTCTTCAATTGGCATTGCCATGTATTTTTCTCTATAATTAGTTTGAGGGTTTATCCTGATGTCGGTGCCTGTATTTCCTGAAAGAGACCTAGTTATTTCGTGTTCTAAGATTAGTTTACCTTCTAACTCAGAGTCAGCTCCTGTTGTGGTTATTACTCTCCCATTTTGATCAAGGAGAATAATCTCTTTTTCAGTTTCTTTACCTAACTCCTCAATCAAAGAATCCATATACTCTCTGTCAATATCATCATCATCCATATGCCTTTTTAACAAAGTCCCAACAAGCTGAGATTGTGACTTCATGCTTTCCCTGTAATCATTCAAATAATAATTTTCTAGTGAATCCAAAAGATAAACGCTGATAAGTTCCATAGCAATTAAGATTAATAAAAGATAAATAAACACCAGTTTCCACTGTATACTTTTAAGCATTATTTTCAGTCCTCCTAAAGTAGTACCCCATCCCTCTTTTTGTTATAATATAACTAGGAGAACCCGGATCGTCTTCAACTTTTTCTCTTAATCTTCTAATTGTCACATCAACAGTTCTATCATCACCTAAGTATTCATAACCCCATACATGATCTAATAGCCTATCTCTAGTCAGTATTTCTCCTCGATTATTAACAAAATAACTTAAAAGTTTGAATTCTCTGTTTGTTAGTTCAATCGCCTCGCCATTTTTTTCCACGACAGCTTTTTTAAAGTCTATCCTTATATCTCCAATTTTTACTACATTCTTTTCACGCTTATCTTCAGTTTTATTACCGTAGTCAACTCTTCTCAAAATAGCTTTTACTCTCGCTAATAACTCTCTATTACTAAAAGGTTTTGTTACATAGTCATCTGCTCCCATTTCAAGGCCAATAACTCTGTCTACTTCCGAATCTTTGGCTGTCAAGACCAGTATAGGCACAACGCTTTCTTTTCTAATTTCTTTACATGCAGTAAGCCCATCTTTATCTGGTAGCATTAAATCCAATACTATTAAATCAGGATCTTCTTCTCTAAATTTATTTACCCCTTCTTCTCCATTAAAAGCCGTAATTACTTTATAACCTTCATTTTCAAGGTTAAATTGAATTATATCGGCTATTGGTTTTTCATCTTCTATAATAAGTATCCTGGACATGTTCAAATCATCCTTTAGATATTTTCTATCAGTAATATTAATACAATTATAACATACATATAAAATTTGATATCACAAAAAAACACAGCGCCACCGGGGCACTGTGTTTTTATTTATTTAAAAAGAGGGGGTCAGACATCTTTCCTTATCGTCTGATTATATTTTAGCCTATTAATGTTACAACAATATTACAATAAGATTAAATATTTTTAACAAGCCTGTAAACAGACTTTTTGCTCCAGAATCAAAGTTTATTTTTGGATTTAGCATTAACCAGTAATGCCATCAAACTCTCTTTCTTCGTCTTCAGGAGTTTCTATATACACCACCATTTGATTTGGTACGCAGGCTATCGTCTGGCCTGTATGTTCAATCCAACCGGTGTCAGCGCAAATTCCCTGAGGACAAGTTTCTCTAGGCATTCTCTGTACTCTTACTCTATTATTTTCTAGCTCAATATTCGCTTCCCCCCTGGGAACATCAACTGTAACCACTTTCTCTTCTCCCTCGGAGGGAAAAGACATTTCTTCAACCACCTGTCCTTCTACTTCTACAATTACAACTCGCTCATTATAATCATTCCCAAACCAAAACCAACCACTGCTAACAATAACTGATGCTATAAGAAAGACAGTAATTATAATGTCTCCTAATTTTATATATTTTAAATAACTTTTTATTTCCATTTAACTCACACCTTTAAAAATTATTATTTAACATTCACAGCAAAACTTTGAAAAAAACTTTATTTATTCGACTTTAAGTATAACATAATAAACTAACTAATCAACAAAAAATAAAAGGATTATCTCATTTTAATGAGACAACCCTTTATACCGTTTAAGGCCTTGTGTATTTAAATGGATCCACCTGGCTACCATTTCTATGTATTTCAAAATGTAGATGAGCTCCCGTAGCGTTACCTGTTCTTCCGATTTCTCCTATAGGCTGACCTTGTTCTACCGTTTCACCTTGCGAAACATAATTTGTAGCATTATGTGCGTAAAGAGTTTTATACCCATTTGAATGGTTTATAATAACGGTTTTACCATATTGACTTCTATGACCTGAATATTCTACAGTCCCATCATCAGCCGCTTTTATGGTAGTTCCTTGCGAGGCTGCAAAATCCACACCACTATGAAAACCTCTTCCTCTAGGGCCAAAAGTAGAGGTTACATGTCCACTTGAAGAGTTTGCCGGCCATATAAATTGTCCACTTCCCTGTCCACTAGCAGAACCTTCAACTATAACTTTATCTTCTGGATCTTTAACAATTTTTTCATCTATTACTTCTCTTTCTACTTCTTCTCCATTTTCTTTAGTTACTCTATAATTAACTTCTTTCAAGCCTTCTTCCCCTGAGTTTGCCACCTTTTCCTCCCCTGCCGGCATTGAACTATCTTCTTCATAAATCGTTTCATAAGGTATAGATTCTTCTTCTACCTCTTCTATGGTTAACATTACGCTTAACATTTGTCTTTTTTCTGTACTTTCAGATTTTACTTCAGTATCACCTTCATCAGATCCATCCGAGTAGGCTCTTCTAATATTTTCTCGGGTATTACTCTCATTTGAAGCCAAATTAACATCTGATTCTCCAAATAATATAATGTCAAGAGCCTCTTCTTTTTCTATTATTTTTTCAGGTAAAACATACTCAGAATAAACGCTTATTTGTTCTTTAAAGGAAATGTCTGTAATTTTAATACTTTCTTTTTCTTTATAGTCTTCAGTATAGTTAGATTTAACCTCTGCCATAATATTTTCTACTGTTTCTCTATCTTCTAATATAATTTCGTTTTGGGAATCGATATTTAATACAAATGCATTTGTTACAAAATTCAACTTGTTTTCAAGTTCATTGTTTATAAATTTTAGATTTTCCATATCTTTTTCGCTTTCGACAATTTCATGTTTATATTCATTTTCGTATTTGTCTCTATCTAACTTGGTAATGGAAATCTCATTTTTAAGTTCTAAACTATAGCCTTTATTTTGCTCTTGTTCTTCCTTCAAGTAATCTATGTATTCCTCCACTTGTTGAACGTCATTCTCGTCTTCTAAGGCACCAACGACTTTCTCATCAACTTTAACAAGGTAAACATTACTATCAAATATTTCTACAAAATCTGTTGTAAATATTCCACCCGTAATGAAGAATATAAATAAAAATACAAAAGAGTAATATAACTTTTTTTGCCCAAGCCCGCCCCGGTATTCTAAATCATAAGGTAAATCAGGTTTAAAATTATATTGCAATGCTTACACCCCTTTAACCTGGTTCATTTGAGTTTTGTCATTAATAGTCATTTATAACAGCTTTTTTAGCCGCGCAGAATCATTATTCTTTAAAAATTCCATTTTTCCTTCTTTTTTAAAAATTTTTTGCCTATTTGCCTAATTACTACTTATGACTGGTGTAAAAAGTTATATGAACAATGTTTTGTTTTTAATTGCTATAAATTTTGATGAAAAAATAAGAAAAACAGGACTTTTGTCCTGTAACAAAAAATAATAAATAGAAATAAAAATGGTGCCGAGAGACGGAGTCGAACCGCCGACACGAGGATTTTCAGTCCTCTGCTCTACCGCCTGAGCTATCTCGGCACATTTTAAATGGTGACCCCTAGGGGATTCGAACCCCTGTCTTCGGCGTGAAAGGCCGATGTCTTAAACCACTTGACCAAGGGGCCACTTCAATCAATTAAAAAGTACAACTAAACTTTTTAATGGTGAGCCATCCAGGATTCGAACCTGGGACACCCTGATTAAAAGTCAGGTG
The Natranaerofaba carboxydovora genome window above contains:
- a CDS encoding response regulator, whose translation is MSRILIIEDEKPIADIIQFNLENEGYKVITAFNGEEGVNKFREEDPDLIVLDLMLPDKDGLTACKEIRKESVVPILVLTAKDSEVDRVIGLEMGADDYVTKPFSNRELLARVKAILRRVDYGNKTEDKREKNVVKIGDIRIDFKKAVVEKNGEAIELTNREFKLLSYFVNNRGEILTRDRLLDHVWGYEYLGDDRTVDVTIRRLREKVEDDPGSPSYIITKRGMGYYFRRTENNA
- a CDS encoding NusG domain II-containing protein translates to MEIKSYLKYIKLGDIIITVFLIASVIVSSGWFWFGNDYNERVVIVEVEGQVVEEMSFPSEGEEKVVTVDVPRGEANIELENNRVRVQRMPRETCPQGICADTGWIEHTGQTIACVPNQMVVYIETPEDEEREFDGITG
- a CDS encoding peptidoglycan DD-metalloendopeptidase family protein; its protein translation is MQYNFKPDLPYDLEYRGGLGQKKLYYSFVFLFIFFITGGIFTTDFVEIFDSNVYLVKVDEKVVGALEDENDVQQVEEYIDYLKEEQEQNKGYSLELKNEISITKLDRDKYENEYKHEIVESEKDMENLKFINNELENKLNFVTNAFVLNIDSQNEIILEDRETVENIMAEVKSNYTEDYKEKESIKITDISFKEQISVYSEYVLPEKIIEKEEALDIILFGESDVNLASNESNTRENIRRAYSDGSDEGDTEVKSESTEKRQMLSVMLTIEEVEEESIPYETIYEEDSSMPAGEEKVANSGEEGLKEVNYRVTKENGEEVEREVIDEKIVKDPEDKVIVEGSASGQGSGQFIWPANSSSGHVTSTFGPRGRGFHSGVDFAASQGTTIKAADDGTVEYSGHRSQYGKTVIINHSNGYKTLYAHNATNYVSQGETVEQGQPIGEIGRTGNATGAHLHFEIHRNGSQVDPFKYTRP